The window CGAGGTGACCGCCTACATTCCGGGAGAGGGTCACAATCTGCAGGAGCACTCGATCGTGCTGATCCGCGGCGGGCGCGTGAAGGACCTCCCGGGCGTTCGGTATCACATTATCAGAGGGACTCTGGACACCAGCGGCGTGGAGAACAGGAACAAGAGCCGTTCCAAATACGGAACGAAGCGCAAGAAGAAGTAGGGGCGAGGTCAGGATGCCAAGGAGACGCAGCGTTCAACGCAGGGAGCTGGTTCCGGATCCCAAGTACGGCAATGTCCTCATCACGCGCTTCATC of the Candidatus Eisenbacteria bacterium genome contains:
- a CDS encoding 30S ribosomal protein S12, with translation MPTLHQLVRKGRAEVRKKTSAPALRNCPQKRGFCTRVYTATPKKPNSALRKVARVRLTNNIEVTAYIPGEGHNLQEHSIVLIRGGRVKDLPGVRYHIIRGTLDTSGVENRNKSRSKYGTKRKKK